tttcagttataagaataAGAAGTTCTGAGGATgtaaggtacagcatggtgactatagttaataatacagtattgtgtacttaaagttgctaagagtagatcttaagcattctcacccccaaaaaaaaaaaaagagttaactatGTGAAATGATGAATGTGTTAAATATCTCAAGCttggtaatcattccacaatgtatatgtatatcaaatcatgttgtacactttaaatatagacAATTATACTTGTCAACCATTCCTCAATcaagttggggaaaaaaaggaaagcccAGAGTCAAAAATTGGAATACTATTAATatgaattgatttttgatgacattaataagaaaattaattGCATTaggagcctttaaaaaaaaagaaaatagtggaTGAGACTTCTCAGAAGAGAGgatgctgggctggccccgtggcttagtggttgagtgcacgtgctccgctgctggcggcccgggttcggatcccgggcgcacaccaacgcaccgcttctctgggcatgctgaggccgcgtcccacatacagcaactagaaggatgtgcagctatgacgtacaactatctattggggctttgggggaaaaaaataaataaataaataaaattgaaaaaaaaaaaagagaggatgctAAGAGAGGCTGGTTTTCCAGGGCCTGGGTGAATGTCAGGATGGTAGGAACATCCCTGACATTGCAAATCTGTGAGGAATTTGGGACAAGAGTGGGGAGCCTGTGGGGCCTCAGGGGAGACTTCAGAAGCTGCTGGGTGTGCAGCTCAGGCCTGGAGACAATTAGGTACTGCAAACCTGGATCTAACTGCCAAAGTCCCAGGCTCGATCCTGGCTCCTCCTTTTGGGGCCCCACTGCAGAGGCAGGAAGTACTGCCCGAGGCTTAGCTTCCGCTCTGGGTGTTTTGGTACCACCCAGTCGCCCTCCTCACTCCCAGGGACCTTCCCATTTGGGGCCTGCAGCACTTTCACTTCCCCCAGgtgcccagcccctgccccagcacGTGGGAGCGCCATGATCGACACTTGTCGCCAAGAACAGGATGCAGACTCCGAGAGAGAGGGGCCATGACAAGGGGGAAGAAGGGGCTAGATAAACAGAGAAAGCACAGGCATGCAGAGAGAAGGGGCCAGAAACCCAGAGAGGGAGAGGATAGAGACCCCCGGGGGTGGGAGGgacacagagacccagagagaggagaacagagacccagagggaaagagaggactAACAAcccagagaaaagggaacagagacccagagaggggaggagaagagacCCAGGGCCAGGAAGGGAGGACAGAGACGGATGCAGGGATGGCAGGCGGTGAGGTCAGAGTGTCTGTGAGGTCGGCTGCTGTTCAGAGCCAGCCTGGGGTCCTGGTGCCCAGAGGAGGTGGGTACAAGTAGACCAGGAGTTCCTGTGGGTCCCCCAGCCTGAGCCATGGAGACCTGGGAGGGACTGCCTGCTGTGTCCGTGGTGCCCACAAATTCCAAGGCCCCTCAGGTATGGGTGTGTGTGTCGCAGTGGGGCAGGTGagggagacagggacagagacagagaagaaagccACCTCGGGTgtggaggaagggggtggggctCCACCCCTGGAACTTCCTCTTTCtctgtgttcctttctccctctctcagcctctcctctctctctctctctctctctctctctctctctctctcacggcCTCTGTCTTTCTGCCTGTCTCCCCCACTGCCAACACCTCTTCTGTCCCGTCCCTCCCACTGGTGGCTCACCCCTCTACGTGAAGATGTCAGCCCAGGACAGATGCCTCAGCCTCATCAAGTACCTCCTCTTCGTCTTCAACCTCTTCTTCTTCGTGAGTTGCCTCATGGCTACCCAGCCCGGGTCCCCACCCCTGCCACAGCCGCCCGACCACCTATCCTAGCCCCCTTTGCCCACCGCCgtattctcttctcctctccccaggtCCTAGGCAGCCTTATTTTCTGCTTCGGCATCTGGATACTCATCGACAAGACCAGTTTCGTGTCTTTTGTGGGTGAGGGGGCTGGGGCAGTCGGCGGGGGGCCTCCCTGCAGCAGGCGTGGACTCAGCCTCCCCACAAGTGGCCTCCTGGGGTCTCTCTTGTCCCAGGGAGGCCCACGGTGCTCAGCTCCCTAGGCAGGTCCCAAGCTTTGCTCCACTGCTCGCCACTGCCATGCCTAAGCTTAGCACCTTCCTCTGACAAATGAGTTGTgcgtactactactactactaataataataatagccatcccTCAGGCACTTCCTATGTGTCAGATCTTGGGCAGATTCTCATTCTTCAGCAAACCTTCCTCTCtcttgaggttcagagaggggaaGTCACTTACTGGATGTCACCCAGAAAGGAAGTGGAAGAGCAAATGTGACACTAATAATAAGAGTAGGAAAATAATAATGGGGTAATAGTCAAAACCCTAATAGCTCATATTTACTAAGTGTTTGCCCTGGGTTGAGGACTGGGTTGAACACATGTCCTTCAAAACAACCCTAAGAAATAGATATTACTAACCCCTAGGCTGCAGGGATGTTTAAGTGACTGATCTAATGTCACAGAACAAGTAATGGGCTGATACTCTCAGggttgaggaggagctgaaggacaAAAGAGAGACTGagagcaagagggagagacagagaccagggagaaagggacagagacccagagagagaggaggacagagactcagagagagaaggagagaatctCAGAAGAAAAGGGACAGAGACTAGGGCCAGGGCAGATACCCAGAGAAAAGAGTGCTGGGAGCCCAGAAAGAGGCCCCCGCCCGGATGCTGTTCCCCACTTGGGTGGCCACGTGGGTGGGGAATGGGGCTGCCTGGAGCTGTGCACATGGGGCCCAAAGTCACTGCCTCTCATGTCCCCCAGGCTTGTCCTTCATGCCCCTGCAGATCTGGTCCAAGGCCCTGGCCATCTCAGGAATCCTCACCATGGGCCTGGCCCTCCTGGGCTGTGTGGGGGCCCTGAAGGAGCTTCGCTGCCTCCTGGGTCTGGTGAGTGCCCCCCGCATCCCTAGGACCACTCACATCCCCCCCTCAAATAGAGCCCTGGCAGGCCCTGCATCCAGGGGAGGGGCTCAGCCTGACCTCTCCACTCTGCCCTCCCAGTATTTTGGGATACTGCTGCTCCTGTTTGCCACGCAGATCACCCTGGGGATCCTCATCTCCACTCAGCGGAGCCGGGTGAGGttgccttcccctctccctccctgcagcTAGTGGGTGGGCGTGGGGGAGTGGGAGGAAGTGGAAAGAGAAACAAAGGCAGACGGGGGCTGACATAGATAAAAACATATAACCAGGCAGAGGAAGACtgagagaaacagacagaaagaGCAAGAGACAGAAGAGAGTCAGATACAGAGAGTGGCAGagggacacagagagagaaagagacagggagAGTTAGAGAAAGACTCACCGACATGGACGGAGGAAGACAGACatagcaagagagaaagagatctaaacggaaacaaacaggaaaaacaaacaaacaaacgataAAAAACACAGCAGAGAAACAAAAGGCTCCCAGGTAGTGATAGAGACCTAATGAGAGATCGTGGGAGATAGAGGGAAAAATAGAAAGACAGAGGGTAGAAACTGGCTGAGGTTTTGAGGAACAAAAACATAGCTAGCCCTtcagtgaggaactgaggccaacATAAATGTGCTCAGGGATCCCACGGGGCTGAAACAGCCggggagtggctggagtgggtCGGGGccggtggaggtggggaggctgGTAGGGGTCCAGCCTCACTCTCGGCCTCTCAGCTGGCGCGGAGGGTGAAGGAGATCGTGCTGGAGACTATCCAGAAGTACCGCGCCAAACCGGAGCGGGCCGCGGCCGAGGAGAGCTGGGACTACGTGCAGTTCCAGGTGCGTGAGACCCCCATCCCCCCGGACGTGTACCCCTCCCTCCAGCTCTGAGACTCTGACGTGGCTCTGCTCTCGGCCTCGAGGAAAGTCCGCCCCAACGGAGCCGGGGCCCCCAGCTCCAAGACCCTGACGTAACCCTAACTATCCACTCCACCTCTCGCCACGCCGGACGGGGCCCCGCCCTCAGATAAGAACACTGGCCCCAACGTGGCCCAGTCCCCCAGCTCCCAGACTGTGGAATGGTTCCGTCTTCTGCCTCGACAAGACTCGgccctcagcccccaggcccgaGTGACCCTACTCCCTGCCCCGTAGTGACTCGGGCTCCCACGGGATCCAGCTCACGTGAGGCTCCATTCCCTGGTCATTCGTGTGGCCCCGCCCTCCATCCACCTGTCCCCTACCTGAGGCTAAATTGCACTGTCCACCCAATCTTCGGTCCACAGCGTGATTCTAcagctcctcccccagccccaggtcGCCCCGTGATTCGTCTCTTCCAACCCCATGTTCCCCTAATGTGCCCTGGCCCTGTCGTGACCCCACCCTGCACCCACCACTTAGCCCTCTGCTCCCCAACATGACCTCATACCCGTCACCCAGTCCCATGATGCCCCAAATCATCTTGCATCCCTCCAGTCCCGGTCCCTCTGACTCTTGTCCCTCTCCTAGCTGCGCTGCTGCGGCTGGAAGTCTCCTCAGGACTGGTTCCGTGTCCCCAGCCTGAGCAGCAACGAGTCGGAGGTGCCCCACGTGCCCTGCTCCTGCTATAACTCATCGGCCACCAACGACTCCACAATCTTCGAAAAGATCTCCCTCCCCCAGTTCAGCCGGCTCGGACCACTGGCGCGGCCGCGACACAGTACAGACCTTTGCGTGGTCCCTGAAAACAGCTACATCTACCGCGAGGTGGGGCGGGTTCGGGAACCGCTGGAAAGGGGAGGGACCTGTGGGAGGTGTTGGGCTGCCGGGAGGGTCCCCAGGAGGCGGGGCCGTAGGACGTGGGTGGGGTCTGCACGTAGGTTGGAACCACGAGAAAGAACGGTACAAAGGGAGGGGCGGAGTCCCCTAAAAGGGGCGGGGCGTGTAGGAAAGGCGGGGCCTAAAGCAAAGGACTGGCTAAAAGGGTCGCACCTGGAACGCTGATGCCTAGGGAGGGGGACGCTTGGACGGGGCGAAGCAGAGACTAGAGAACTCTGGTCACGAAGGAAGCAGGGCGGTGCCTGAAAGAGGTGCGAGGGGTGCGCTGAGAACGGTGGGCCCAGGCTTGAGGGCGAATCCCAAAAAGAACTCTACCTTAAACCATTCCCCAGGGATGCGAGCAGAGCCTCCAGAAGTGGTTGCAGAACAACCTCATCTCCATAGTGGGCGTTTGTCTGGGCGTCGGTCTCCTCGAGGTGATCTGGTCCCGCCCCCATTCGCGATTGGCCCTACAATCCCTAGCTGGCCCCGCCCCAAATTGCGCTTCCTCCCAGTCTCTGGGAAAGGCGCATGCGTGGTAGAGCGTCAGCCAATCCAGACAGGCCCTCCTGCCGCTCCAACTGGGACGAGGGAGGCGACCTAGCCTCTGTGAGCCCTGATTGGTTGTACGGAGGAAGCAGGCGTTCCCGCCCTTCCTCGCGAGGCTCCCATTGGCCTTCCTCGGAAGACCAGCATCCTGCTATTGGCCACAATAtccctcccctttccctgcaGGTGAGTGTGGCAGGGCTGAGCCTGCTACTACTGCGCAGGGCGCTCTACCGGGAAGCCCGGCCGCAGGTCCTGGGTGCCCACGGTTCGAGCCCTGGGCCCGGCCTGAGCGCTGACGGCGACGGAGGGCGCTGTGGTGTGCTGAGCAGCAGCGGGCGTAGCGGCAATCTGTGGGGTGGCTGGGGCATGGCCGATGCCTGCCCCAACTGGGGGGACAAGGCCCCGCAGGGCAAGCTGCCCATGGCCCTGGGGCCCTGGCCTCTTTGGGATCAAGACGAGGAACAGCCTGAGACCAGGAGCGCGGGCACGGAGGTGGAGGCCGAGGTGGAATTACAGGCTGAGGCGGAAGGGGAGACAGATGAGCCTCCAGAATAAAGGACCCTGGGCTTGCTCCGGATCTCACTCCTTCCCACTCTAGACCTACGCTAGACGCAACTGGGTTCCCTTACCCTATTCTGTTCCTCTTCCAGCTCCCAACTCTGTTCCCACCCTCCCCGGCCCGCTCTCATCTTCTGTGGCCTACCCCATGACCTCCTGCCCTATTACCCTTAACTCCACCACATTCTCCACCTCTTATCTTCCCCCCAACTCCCATCCCTAACCCCACCTTTCACAACCAGGCCCAGTTCTCCCTCTAGCCCAGCCCATTTTCTACCTACTTCTTTCTTCGCCCCTCCCAGGACCCCTCCCGGCCCAATTCTCGGTGCCTTACTTTCTTGCCCTGGCCCCACCCCGACTTTTCTCCCTTGGGACCCTCACTACCCCACCCCCCTCTCGCCGGCACCCCCTCGACCTCTCTGACTGCGTCTCCTTTCTCTATAGCTCAGCTTCATGACGCTCTCGATATTCCTGTGCAGAAACCTGGACCACGTCTACGACCGGCTCGCTCGGTACCGctaggccccgccctccccaaagccccgccCCGCCCACTTCCAGTGCCTGGGTATTTCCCTGTGGcctgtaaatatttgtttaatcccCAGTTGGCACCAGCCATTGAGCCCTCTGCCTCTTTATTCCCCTGGGGACCCAGGTGTCTGCCTGCCCCGCTGCTGTCACCTCTCCCGCGGGACCTGGGGCTTCTGCCACCAGTTTCCTGCCCCAAAAGACACCTCATTTCCTTAGCTCATCTGTCGGCCTACCACTTCCCACAAGATGATTTTTCACCCAAACCCCAAATAAATCCCCTGTGTTTTGGTAAAATAGCTTTATCCTCTGTCAAAACACAAACCAACAcacttgggggagggaggggcaacACAGTCTAGCCCACGGCTCATTTAGAAGAGGGGATGAGATTTAAAAGCCTCACCCCACTGTTTGCCCAGCTGAGAAAAAGTCACGACCCTAACACCCACTTATAAATATCTcttgttatattaaaaaaaaaatatttccagggCCCACCTGGCTCTGCTCCTGCACAGAAAGGGT
This genomic window from Diceros bicornis minor isolate mBicDic1 chromosome 34, mDicBic1.mat.cur, whole genome shotgun sequence contains:
- the CD37 gene encoding leukocyte antigen CD37 isoform X4, which gives rise to MSAQDRCLSLIKYLLFVFNLFFFVLGSLIFCFGIWILIDKTSFVSFVGLSFMPLQIWSKALAISGILTMGLALLGCVGALKELRCLLGLYFGILLLLFATQITLGILISTQRSRLARRVKEIVLETIQKYRAKPERAAAEESWDYVQFQLRCCGWKSPQDWFRVPSLSSNESEVPHVPCSCYNSSATNDSTIFEKISLPQFSRLGPLARPRHSTDLCVVPENSYIYRELSFMTLSIFLCRNLDHVYDRLARYR
- the CD37 gene encoding leukocyte antigen CD37 isoform X3, with protein sequence MSAQDRCLSLIKYLLFVFNLFFFVLGSLIFCFGIWILIDKTSFVSFVGLSFMPLQIWSKALAISGILTMGLALLGCVGALKELRCLLGLYFGILLLLFATQITLGILISTQRSRLARRVKEIVLETIQKYRAKPERAAAEESWDYVQFQLRCCGWKSPQDWFRVPSLSSNESEVPHVPCSCYNSSATNDSTIFEKISLPQFSRLGPLARPRHSTDLCVVPENSYIYREGCEQSLQKWLQNNLISIVGVCLGVGLLELSFMTLSIFLCRNLDHVYDRLARYR
- the CD37 gene encoding leukocyte antigen CD37 isoform X1 — protein: MSAQDRCLSLIKYLLFVFNLFFFVLGSLIFCFGIWILIDKTSFVSFVGLSFMPLQIWSKALAISGILTMGLALLGCVGALKELRCLLGLYFGILLLLFATQITLGILISTQRSRLARRVKEIVLETIQKYRAKPERAAAEESWDYVQFQLRCCGWKSPQDWFRVPSLSSNESEVPHVPCSCYNSSATNDSTIFEKISLPQFSRLGPLARPRHSTDLCVVPENSYIYREGCEQSLQKWLQNNLISIVGVCLGVGLLEVIWSRPHSRLALQSLAGPAPNCASSQSLGKAHAW
- the CD37 gene encoding leukocyte antigen CD37 isoform X2, translated to MSAQDRCLSLIKYLLFVFNLFFFVLGSLIFCFGIWILIDKTSLSFMPLQIWSKALAISGILTMGLALLGCVGALKELRCLLGLYFGILLLLFATQITLGILISTQRSRLARRVKEIVLETIQKYRAKPERAAAEESWDYVQFQLRCCGWKSPQDWFRVPSLSSNESEVPHVPCSCYNSSATNDSTIFEKISLPQFSRLGPLARPRHSTDLCVVPENSYIYREGCEQSLQKWLQNNLISIVGVCLGVGLLEVIWSRPHSRLALQSLAGPAPNCASSQSLGKAHAW